In Clostridium swellfunianum, a genomic segment contains:
- a CDS encoding cob(I)yrinic acid a,c-diamide adenosyltransferase: MDKIYTKTGDKGFTTNLLNKKYSKADIEMELQGGIDEINANIGLLRSLIKSSFCDFKAENEKRLDEILKKIQYHLYLIGIEISTEFTELYISDDEISILENEIDYMVDKTEPMKSFIYYSGSKIAAFSHTLRTLVRRVERIYVRALEDSFYPKSYEYINRLSDYFFTVSRFVNELQGYKDEPMILNQ, encoded by the coding sequence ATGGATAAGATTTATACTAAGACTGGAGACAAAGGATTTACTACAAACTTACTTAATAAAAAGTATTCAAAAGCAGACATTGAAATGGAACTTCAAGGCGGAATAGATGAAATAAATGCTAATATAGGACTTCTAAGAAGTCTTATAAAATCAAGTTTTTGTGATTTTAAAGCAGAAAATGAAAAAAGATTAGATGAAATCCTTAAAAAAATTCAGTATCACCTTTATCTAATTGGCATAGAAATTTCAACGGAGTTTACAGAATTGTATATATCAGACGACGAAATTAGTATTTTAGAAAATGAGATAGACTATATGGTTGATAAGACGGAGCCTATGAAATCATTTATTTATTATTCTGGAAGCAAGATAGCGGCCTTTTCACATACATTGAGAACATTAGTCAGGAGAGTTGAAAGAATTTACGTAAGAGCTTTAGAAGATTCGTTTTATCCTAAAAGCTATGAGTACATAAATCGATTATCTGATTACTTTTTTACTGTTAGCAGATTTGTAAATGAGTTGCAAGGGTATAAGGATGAGCCAATGATCCTAAATCAATAA